Below is a window of Nocardioides oleivorans DNA.
GAGGCCCGCTACCCCTCCTTCAAGGGCATCATGGCCGCGAAGAAGAAGCCGCTCGAGACCTGGTCGCTGTCCGACCTGGGTGTCGACGCCGGCGAGGTCGGCCTGTCGGTCGCGTTCTCGCAGGTCGAGGACACCACCGCCCGCCCGCCGCGCACGGCCGGCGAGGTCGTCACCGACGAGGACGGCTCGGGCGCCGGTGCGCTGGTCGAGTTCCTCGCGTCCAAGAAGTTCATCTGAGCAGGATTGGGGAGCCGACTGATGTCTGAGGTTCTTGTTGTCATCGACCACGCCGAGGGCGAGGTCAAGAAGCCGACCTACGAGCTGCTGACGATCGCGCGCCGCCTCGGCGAGCCGTCCGCGGTGTTCTTCGGCTCGCCCGAGCAGGGCGACGCCGTGGCGGAGAAGGTCAAGAAGTACGGCGCCGCGAAGGTCTACGTCGTCGACGACGCCCAGATCAAGGGCTTCCTCGTCGCGCCGAAGGCCGAGGCGCTGCAGCAGCTGGCCGAGAAGACCAGCCCGGCCGCGATCCTGCTGCCCTCCACGTTCGAGAACAAGGAGGTCGGCGCCCGGCTGGCGATCAAGATCGGCTCGGGCCTGATCACCGACGCCGTCGACGTCACTGATGGCGGCGTGACCACGCAGAGCGTGTTCGCGGGCAACTTCACGGTGCAGGCCAAGGTCACGACCGGCACGCCGATCATCACCGTCAAGCCGAACTCGGCCGCCCCGGAGGAGTCCGAGGGAGCCGGTACGGTCGAGGCGTTCGCCGTGACCGTGTCCGACGCCGCGAAGGGTGCGCAGATCGTGGCCACCCAGCCGCGCCAGTCGACCGGTCGCCCGGAGCTGACCGAGGCCGCGATCGTGGTCTCCGGCGGTCGTGGGACCGGCGGCAACTTCGAGCCCGTCGAGGGCTTCGCCGACTCGATCGGCGCCGCCGTGGGAGCCTCGCGTGCCGCGGTCGACTCGGGCTGGATGCCGCACGCGTTCCAGGTGGGGCAGACCGGCAAGACGGTCTCGCCGCAGCTCTACGTCGCCAACGGCATCTCGGGTGCGATCCAGCACCGTGCCGGCATGCAGACCTCGAAGACCATCGTCGCGGTCAACAAGGACCCCGAGGCGCCGATCTTCGAGCTCGTCGACTTCGGTGTCGTGGGCGACCTGCACACCGTGCTGCCCGCCGCCACCGAGCAGATCGCTGCTCGCAAGGGCTGATCACGCACGACCACGACGGCCCGGCAGCGACGCTGCCGGGCCGTCGTCGTGTCACCAGCGGCTGCGGCGCGCGGTCCACGTGTCGCCGGTCCGCACGATCCGGACGGCGTAGCCCCGGCCGTTGCGGCCGAGCACGGCGAACCGGTAGGGCACGTCGAACGTCGAGGCCGTCGCCTTTCGGCACGCGACGTCCGGTGTCGGCAGTCCGGCGCGCGACAGCCGCGTCCAGCCGCTCGCCGACGAGTGCTGCAGGACGGTCGGCCAGCCCCGATGACGGCTCGCAGCCGTGAGCAGCACGGCGCCGTCGGGTCCGTCGGGCACGACCACGTCGCACCGGCCGGTCACCCCGCCGGGCAGGGTCACCACCCCGCGCTCGGGGGAGATGACGTGGGTCCGGGTGCGGCCGGGGACGGCGACGTAGCGCGCGTCCGGCGACAGGCCGACCGGGTGCCTCCCGGACCTCAGCACCTGCCAGGCGACGCCGTCGCGTGTGGTGAGCACCAGGCCGCGCCCGCTGCACCGCAGCCGGACCGCCACCACGGCCATCGGGTCGGCCGTCCAGTTGTCACCCCAGCTGCATCGCCCGGGTGGGTCCAGCACGACGGCGGGCGCGCCCCAGGACTGCGCGACGGGGTCGTACAGCTGGGCCTGGAGCACGCCACCCGGGCCGCCGGCCACCGCGATGAGGGGGACCCCCGGCGCGGTGAAGAAGTCGCGGTAGAGCCCGTGCTCGTGGTCGACGAGCCCGGGGGCCGAGCTCGGCGCGACCTCGGTCACGGCCCACGGTGCCGTGTCGTCGGGCCGGGAGATGACCGCGCGACCGGCAGGGCCGGAGAGGTCGCCGAACCAGGCCGTGGTCGAGTCGACGTTGGCGAGGCTGCTGTCGGTGCAGGCGTC
It encodes the following:
- a CDS encoding electron transfer flavoprotein subunit alpha/FixB family protein: MSEVLVVIDHAEGEVKKPTYELLTIARRLGEPSAVFFGSPEQGDAVAEKVKKYGAAKVYVVDDAQIKGFLVAPKAEALQQLAEKTSPAAILLPSTFENKEVGARLAIKIGSGLITDAVDVTDGGVTTQSVFAGNFTVQAKVTTGTPIITVKPNSAAPEESEGAGTVEAFAVTVSDAAKGAQIVATQPRQSTGRPELTEAAIVVSGGRGTGGNFEPVEGFADSIGAAVGASRAAVDSGWMPHAFQVGQTGKTVSPQLYVANGISGAIQHRAGMQTSKTIVAVNKDPEAPIFELVDFGVVGDLHTVLPAATEQIAARKG